The following coding sequences lie in one uncultured Mailhella sp. genomic window:
- a CDS encoding type IV secretion protein IcmB, with product MLDKLVNGIDCGIRAISEVFAGPVYGYCRLETVDDDVLVADDGSLVSLLRLEGSLKHVGVEEYGSIVSGLTEKFQSSFSKPGHLLQVVFEYDPESSASRITELLRPSRLTAQNLGLHIGPLLDDWGATLQRYCALETCWLVLWTRPAVLPDSLRKTALKERHTAMSKVPTIPGCQQVSRAVAALHDAHNGFLTGVMDAFRQVDLLVHPLSAHEALRDIRLCISPDMTGRDWRPLIPGDSLPLRLPDPDTSRADRLHNMLYPDFKTQLWPHEGELISRNAIRIGDRIFGPLIMTLMPQTPKPFQELFRVLAKRDERLPYRISFLLEDGGLNMGLRPLLAAILAFSSSDNKKFNKAVDALKELDLEGVCCIRFRICFCTWASVTDSEQEAHLLLRRRVAELSKTVQGWGTADVSEATGDPLLGFTATLPAMMPASPAPITAAPLQDALGMLPLRPASPWREGSLLFRTQDGKIMPYAANSSEQAAWIDLGVAPMGGGKSVFLNAFNFAFVTQSGLSRLPWLSIVDVGPSSSGLITLLKENLPEGRKHLAAYHRLRMTPDYAINPFDTPLGNRKPLPSHKAFLVNLLSLLATPLDVTAPADGVPGLIGRAVDLAYEELSDNHHPRLYQPNVLPKLHALITEEGIRRDASTSWWEVVDGLFERGYVHEALQAQRYAVPLLADVGSQIRQNKGIQNTYDENLILNVWRSLLDAIDAYVILKEPTQFDLGDAQIVSLDLDEVAPRGGSTADRQSAVMYMLARHVLGSRFFLMPADVQLMPEAYRDYHAGRIEAIREDPKRLCYDEAHRVTKNTSVSGQLQADMTTMARESRKWNLSIGLYTQSIDDIPKIITDELATTVVILGSGTEKSIENLSLRFGLNGACRHALSRLGKPGKSGSNLVALFRTGSGMSQLVLSLTIGGQSLWAFSTTTEDVTIRNHLYQRLGPSEALRRLARRFPGGSAKAEVERRRRQVEDRSDSDDEVVNVILEIANELAEEQ from the coding sequence ATGCTGGATAAACTTGTCAATGGCATAGACTGCGGCATACGCGCCATCTCTGAAGTCTTCGCCGGACCGGTGTACGGTTACTGCCGACTGGAAACGGTTGATGACGACGTTCTGGTGGCGGACGACGGAAGTCTCGTGAGTCTTCTGCGTCTTGAGGGTTCCCTGAAGCATGTGGGCGTAGAAGAATACGGGAGCATTGTTTCCGGTCTGACGGAAAAATTCCAGTCTTCCTTTTCCAAGCCGGGGCACCTGCTTCAGGTCGTTTTTGAGTACGACCCGGAAAGCAGCGCTTCCCGAATTACCGAACTTCTGCGTCCTTCCCGGCTGACGGCACAGAATCTGGGCCTTCATATCGGCCCGCTGCTGGATGACTGGGGAGCCACGCTGCAACGCTACTGCGCTCTGGAAACCTGCTGGCTCGTTCTTTGGACAAGGCCCGCCGTTCTGCCGGATTCCCTGCGGAAAACAGCCCTGAAGGAACGCCATACCGCCATGTCCAAGGTGCCGACGATTCCGGGCTGTCAGCAGGTATCCCGCGCCGTAGCTGCGCTGCATGACGCCCATAACGGTTTTCTGACCGGCGTGATGGACGCTTTCCGTCAGGTTGACCTGCTGGTGCATCCCCTTTCGGCCCATGAGGCTCTGCGTGATATCCGCTTGTGCATTTCCCCGGACATGACCGGTCGGGACTGGCGGCCTCTCATCCCCGGCGATTCCTTGCCGCTGCGTCTGCCTGACCCCGACACAAGCAGGGCGGACAGACTGCATAACATGCTGTACCCGGATTTCAAGACACAACTCTGGCCCCATGAGGGAGAACTGATTTCCCGCAACGCCATACGCATCGGCGACAGAATATTCGGGCCTCTCATCATGACGCTCATGCCCCAGACGCCGAAACCGTTTCAGGAACTTTTCAGGGTACTTGCCAAGCGTGATGAACGACTGCCGTACCGCATTTCCTTTCTGCTGGAAGACGGAGGCCTGAACATGGGTCTCCGGCCCCTGCTTGCGGCCATTCTGGCCTTCAGCTCTTCGGACAACAAAAAGTTCAATAAGGCCGTCGATGCTCTGAAAGAGCTGGACCTTGAAGGCGTATGCTGCATCCGGTTTCGCATCTGCTTCTGCACCTGGGCCAGCGTGACGGATTCCGAGCAGGAAGCCCATCTGCTGCTTCGGCGGCGCGTCGCGGAACTTTCCAAAACCGTTCAGGGATGGGGAACGGCGGATGTTTCCGAAGCCACAGGCGACCCGCTTCTCGGTTTTACCGCGACGCTTCCCGCCATGATGCCCGCAAGTCCGGCTCCCATCACCGCCGCGCCCTTGCAGGACGCTCTTGGCATGTTGCCGCTGCGTCCAGCGTCGCCGTGGCGGGAAGGAAGCCTGCTGTTCCGGACCCAGGACGGTAAAATCATGCCGTATGCGGCCAACTCTTCGGAACAGGCCGCCTGGATAGACCTCGGCGTTGCCCCCATGGGCGGCGGCAAGTCCGTTTTTCTCAATGCCTTCAACTTCGCGTTCGTCACTCAAAGCGGACTGTCACGTCTGCCGTGGCTGTCCATCGTGGATGTCGGTCCGTCCAGCTCCGGGCTGATAACGCTGCTGAAGGAAAACCTGCCTGAAGGCCGCAAACATCTCGCGGCCTATCACAGACTCAGGATGACGCCGGACTATGCCATCAATCCCTTTGATACGCCGCTCGGCAACAGAAAACCTCTGCCGTCTCACAAGGCCTTTCTGGTCAATCTGCTGTCTTTGCTGGCCACGCCTCTGGATGTCACGGCTCCGGCAGACGGCGTTCCCGGACTCATAGGCAGAGCGGTTGATCTCGCCTATGAGGAACTCTCCGACAACCATCACCCCCGGCTTTACCAGCCGAACGTGCTTCCGAAGCTGCACGCCCTCATCACGGAAGAAGGCATACGCCGGGACGCTTCCACGTCCTGGTGGGAAGTGGTCGATGGACTGTTTGAACGGGGCTATGTCCATGAAGCCTTGCAGGCCCAGCGCTACGCCGTGCCTCTGCTGGCGGATGTCGGCTCGCAAATCAGGCAGAACAAAGGTATCCAGAACACCTATGACGAAAATCTCATCCTCAATGTCTGGCGCTCCCTTCTGGATGCCATCGACGCCTATGTCATCCTGAAGGAACCCACGCAATTCGACCTCGGCGACGCTCAGATCGTCAGCCTTGACCTTGATGAAGTGGCTCCGCGCGGCGGTTCCACGGCGGATCGTCAGTCCGCCGTCATGTATATGCTGGCCCGGCACGTCCTCGGTTCACGCTTCTTCCTGATGCCTGCGGATGTGCAGCTCATGCCCGAAGCCTACCGGGACTATCATGCCGGGCGAATCGAGGCGATTCGGGAGGACCCTAAAAGGCTTTGCTACGACGAAGCGCATCGCGTCACCAAAAACACCTCGGTTTCCGGCCAGTTGCAGGCGGATATGACCACCATGGCCCGTGAAAGCCGCAAATGGAACCTTTCCATCGGTCTCTATACGCAATCCATCGACGATATTCCCAAAATCATCACAGACGAACTGGCCACCACGGTCGTCATTCTGGGGTCCGGCACGGAAAAGAGCATTGAGAATCTGAGTCTCCGCTTCGGTCTGAACGGGGCCTGCCGTCATGCCCTTTCCCGTCTGGGAAAGCCCGGCAAGTCAGGCTCCAATCTCGTAGCCCTGTTCCGCACAGGTTCGGGCATGTCGCAGCTTGTCCTCAGCCTGACCATAGGCGGCCAGTCTCTCTGGGCCTTCAGCACCACCACGGAAGACGTGACTATCCGCAATCACCTTTATCAAAGGCTGGGACCATCCGAGGCCTTGCGCAGACTGGCTCGACGTTTTCCCGGAGGTTCGGCCAAGGCCGAAGTGGAACGACGCAGACGGCAGGTGGAGGACAGGAGCGATTCCGACGATGAAGTCGTCAACGTCATTTTGGAAATTGCCAATGAACTGGCGGAGGAACAATGA